A single genomic interval of Cucumis sativus cultivar 9930 chromosome 7, Cucumber_9930_V3, whole genome shotgun sequence harbors:
- the LOC101220574 gene encoding calmodulin-interacting protein 111 isoform X1: MPSKGKKNAKTLSRLSNSNHSQSPVSRFTIPPVSQVSEDEFLSSIEEASSKYPFLIGKSAFVGRLIKDPVQSTACKVWLSESSMLASSFTQGAIVSVALSSEGGNFPLSSLADECGMHFGVDYGNSIIHEAGNYFALARIFSSGKELNDGVQLSTNLSFTLGCPTIGRVVFISPLKTHLCNDPLNDNGKLKSTEVNFLRIYNCKELFLDLASSTNVSTKDNLFPSSTIYSRKVHGRSESGNLTSPSTMRSASPKCDEVVSNLPSPFVHSLIESLGDDTVRKTLQTIASNELYKRCVLRGNLVTIPVLSDLCTFHVRGAKGLSGYDDSYDSVNSGSDDHFQHYSSDEYANCAFNIDQLTKVFINVQSTTVSETNQEIFPSNVEPQNLNIRAKVKPKVRKLGGLSKEYSVLKDIIISSSLNSTMSSLGFRTTKGVLLHGPPGTGKTSLAQLSAHDAGVNLFYLNGPEIISQYHGESEQALHDVFEEASQAAPAVVLIDELDAIAPARKDGGEELSQRIVATLLNLMDGIKRSGGPLVIASTNRPDSIEPALRRPGRLDREIEIGVPSPNQRLDILHTILSEMEHSLSVVQVQHLAMVTHGFVGADLAALCNEAALVCIRRYQKFKVSSDYHSFGRSVIAEEQHKFNEVAHKANDDHMISEPVLLQDEGSISGVCQNLVSSSISEHTFTSDPLTCVSSNEVVADSEDSFNSSEIKCKLKVVFEDFEIARMKVRPSAMREVILEVPKVKWEDIGGQMEVKAQLMETVEWPQKHQDAFKRIGTRPPAGVLLFGPPGCSKTLMARAVASEAGLNFLAVKGPELFSKWVGESEKAVRSLFAKARANAPSIVFFDEIDGLAVIRGKESDGVSVSDRVMSQLLVELDGLHQRVGVTVIAATNRPDKIDPALLRPGRFDRLLYVGPPNESEREEIFRIHLCKVPCSPDVSTRKLASLSQGCTGADISLICRESALLALEENLEASVISMQHLETAARHVKPSETAPYRELSSRFQRLVCSSSQEVNVVCQQSRSNWFSFWPLVKSAVLLFSRFRHMLEGVK; the protein is encoded by the exons ATGCCGTCGAAGGGAAAGAAGAACGCAAAGACACTCTCTAGATTGTCTAACTCAAACCACTCTCAATCTCCTGTGTCACGGTTCACAATACCTCCTGTCTCCCAAGTTTCTGAAGATGAGTTTCTTTCCTCCATTGAAGAAGCTTCAAGTAAATATCCTTTTTTGATTGGTAAATCTGCTTTTGTTGGAAGACTTATTAAGGATCCTGTTCAATCTACTGCCTGTAAAGTTTGGCTTTCTGAATCTTCTATGCTTGCTTCTAGCTTCACCCAAGGAGCTATTGTCTCG GTAGCACTTAGTTCGGAGGGAGGTAACTTTCCTCTGTCCTCTTTAGCAGACGAATGCGGTATGCACTTTGGGGTTGATTATGGAAATTCAATAATTCATGAAGCGGGAAATTACTTTGCTCTTGCGAGAATTTTCTCTTCTGGTAAG GAGTTAAATGATGGAGTGCAATTATCAACAAACCTTTCATTTACCTTGGGTTGCCCTACAATTGGCCGTGTTGTGTTTATCTCTCCTTTGAAAACCCATCTTTGCAATGATCCATTGAATGATAATGGAAAATTGAAGAGCACAGAAGTTAACTTTTTGAGAATATACAATTGTAAGGAACTGTTTCTGGATCTAGCGTCTTCAACCAATGTATCAACAAAAGACAACTTATTCCCATCCTCAACTATTTATTCAAGAAAGGTTCATGGTCGTAGTGAAAGTGGTAATTTAACATCCCCAAGCACCATGCGGTCTGCTTCTCCTAAATGTGATGAGGTGGTCTCAAACTTACCAAGTCCATTTGTTCATTCACTTATTGAGTCCTTAGGAGATGATACCGTCAGAAAAACTCTACAGACGATTGCCTCCAATGAGTTGTATAAACGTTGTGTGCTACGTGGTAATCTTGTAACTATCCCAGTGCTTTCAGATCTTTGTACATTTCATGTAAGGGGTGCGAAAGGACTGTCAGGATATGATGACTCTTATGATTCTGTGAACAGTGGAAGCGACGatcattttcaacattattcATCAGATGAATATGCAAATTGTGCTTTCAATATAGACCAGCTGacaaaagtatttataaatgttcAATCAACCACGGTCTCAGAGacaaatcaagaaattttTCCATCAAATGTGGAAcctcaaaatctaaatatcaGAGCTAAAGTAAAGCCTAAAGTTCGGAAATTGGGTGGTCTTTCAAAAGAGTATTCAGTTTTGAAGGAtattataatttcttcatcattAAATAGCACCATGTCAAg CCTTGGTTTTCGAACCACAAAGGGAGTACTTCTTCATGGTCCTCCTGGTACTGGAAAAACTTCCTTGGCTCAATTATCTGCTCATGACGCTGGTGTCAACCTGTTCTATTTGAATGGACCTGAAATTATAAGTCAATATCATGGGGAAAGTGAACAGGCGCTGCATGATGTTTTTGAGGAGGCAAGCCAAGCTGCACCTGCTGTG GTATTAATTGATGAGTTGGATGCTATTGCACCTGCAAGAAAAGATGGAGGTGAAGAACTGTCTCAAAGAATTGTTGCTACACTGCTTAATCTAATGGATGGGATCAAGCGAAGTGGTGGGCCACTTGTAATTGCTTCTACCAACAGACCTGATAGCATTGAGCCTGCACTAAGGCGGCCTGGGAGACTTGACCGGGAAATTGAAATAG GTGTGCCTTCTCCCAACCAACGTTTGGATATTCTACATACAATACTTAGTGAAATGGAGCACTCTCTTTCAGTCGTGCAAGTTCAACATCTAGCTATGGTCACACATGGTTTCGTGGGTGCTGATTTGGCTGCCCTTTGCAATGAGGCTGCCTTAGTTTGTATAAGGCgttatcaaaagtttaaagtttctTCTGATTATCATAGTTTTGGTAGATCTGTTATAGCAGAGGAACAGCACAAGTTTAATGAGGTGGCTCATAAAGCCAATGACGATCATATGATATCGGAACCTGTTCTCTTACAAGATGAAGGAAGTATATCAGGGGTTTGCCAAAACCTTGTGTCTTCATCAATCTCTGAACATACTTTTACATCTGACCCCCTAACATGTGTGTCCTCGAATGAAGTGGTTGCTGATAGCGAGGATAGTTTTAACTCTTCTGAAATCAAGTGTAAATTGAAGGTTGTTTTTGAAGACTTTGAGATAGCTAGAATGAAAGTGAGGCCTAGTGCCATGCGAGAG GTCATACTTGAGGTTCCAAAGGTAAAATGGGAAGATATTGGTGGACAAATGGAGGTTAAGGCTCAATTAATGGAAACAGTGGAATGGCCTCAAAAACATCAGGATGCATTCAAACGAATAGGGACTCGACCTCCAGCAGGAGTGTTATTGTTTGGTCCTCCTGGATGTAGCAAAACCCTCATGGCACGTGCTGTAGCTTCTGAAGCAGGACTAAATTTCCTTGCAGTGAAGGGCCCAGAACTTTTCAGTAAATGGGTTGGTGAATCTGAGAAGGCAGTTAGATCTCTGTTTGCTAAGGCAAGAGCTAATGCCCCATCAATCGTGTTTTTTGATGAAATTGATGGTCTTGCTGTCATTCGTGGGAAGGAAAGTGATGGGGTTTCTGTCTCTGATAGAGTTATGAGTCAACTTCTTGTTGAATTGGATG GCTTACATCAGAGAGTTGGTGTCACTGTCATTGCAGCTACCAATCGACCAGATAAGATTGATCCAGCCCTTCTAAGGCCAG GACGTTTTGATCGGCTGCTTTATGTTGGGCCCCCAAACGAATCTGAGCGAGAAGAGATATTTCGTATCCATTTGTGCAAAGTTCCTTGCAGCCCAGATGTCAGCACGAGGAAGTTGGCTTCTCTTAGTCAAGGGTGTACGGGGGCGGACATATCATTAATTTGCAGAGAATCAGCTTTACTTGCCCTTGAG GAGAACCTGGAGGCGTCAGTAATAAGTATGCAACATTTAGAAACTGCAGCTAGACACGTGAAGCCATCTGAAACTGCACCTTACCGAGAATTATCATCTAGGTTTCAAAGGCTTGTTTGTTCTAGCTCACAAGAAGTTAATGTTGTATGTCAGCAGTCACGATCTAActggttttctttttg GCCCCTTGTAAAATCAGCTGTGCTACTCTTTTCTCGTTTTCGTCACATGCTTGAAGGCGTCAAATGA
- the LOC101220574 gene encoding calmodulin-interacting protein 111 isoform X2, with protein sequence MKREITLLLREFSLLELNDGVQLSTNLSFTLGCPTIGRVVFISPLKTHLCNDPLNDNGKLKSTEVNFLRIYNCKELFLDLASSTNVSTKDNLFPSSTIYSRKVHGRSESGNLTSPSTMRSASPKCDEVVSNLPSPFVHSLIESLGDDTVRKTLQTIASNELYKRCVLRGNLVTIPVLSDLCTFHVRGAKGLSGYDDSYDSVNSGSDDHFQHYSSDEYANCAFNIDQLTKVFINVQSTTVSETNQEIFPSNVEPQNLNIRAKVKPKVRKLGGLSKEYSVLKDIIISSSLNSTMSSLGFRTTKGVLLHGPPGTGKTSLAQLSAHDAGVNLFYLNGPEIISQYHGESEQALHDVFEEASQAAPAVVLIDELDAIAPARKDGGEELSQRIVATLLNLMDGIKRSGGPLVIASTNRPDSIEPALRRPGRLDREIEIGVPSPNQRLDILHTILSEMEHSLSVVQVQHLAMVTHGFVGADLAALCNEAALVCIRRYQKFKVSSDYHSFGRSVIAEEQHKFNEVAHKANDDHMISEPVLLQDEGSISGVCQNLVSSSISEHTFTSDPLTCVSSNEVVADSEDSFNSSEIKCKLKVVFEDFEIARMKVRPSAMREVILEVPKVKWEDIGGQMEVKAQLMETVEWPQKHQDAFKRIGTRPPAGVLLFGPPGCSKTLMARAVASEAGLNFLAVKGPELFSKWVGESEKAVRSLFAKARANAPSIVFFDEIDGLAVIRGKESDGVSVSDRVMSQLLVELDGLHQRVGVTVIAATNRPDKIDPALLRPGRFDRLLYVGPPNESEREEIFRIHLCKVPCSPDVSTRKLASLSQGCTGADISLICRESALLALEENLEASVISMQHLETAARHVKPSETAPYRELSSRFQRLVCSSSQEVNVVCQQSRSNWFSFWPLVKSAVLLFSRFRHMLEGVK encoded by the exons ATGAAGCGGGAAATTACTTTGCTCTTGCGAGAATTTTCTCTTCTG GAGTTAAATGATGGAGTGCAATTATCAACAAACCTTTCATTTACCTTGGGTTGCCCTACAATTGGCCGTGTTGTGTTTATCTCTCCTTTGAAAACCCATCTTTGCAATGATCCATTGAATGATAATGGAAAATTGAAGAGCACAGAAGTTAACTTTTTGAGAATATACAATTGTAAGGAACTGTTTCTGGATCTAGCGTCTTCAACCAATGTATCAACAAAAGACAACTTATTCCCATCCTCAACTATTTATTCAAGAAAGGTTCATGGTCGTAGTGAAAGTGGTAATTTAACATCCCCAAGCACCATGCGGTCTGCTTCTCCTAAATGTGATGAGGTGGTCTCAAACTTACCAAGTCCATTTGTTCATTCACTTATTGAGTCCTTAGGAGATGATACCGTCAGAAAAACTCTACAGACGATTGCCTCCAATGAGTTGTATAAACGTTGTGTGCTACGTGGTAATCTTGTAACTATCCCAGTGCTTTCAGATCTTTGTACATTTCATGTAAGGGGTGCGAAAGGACTGTCAGGATATGATGACTCTTATGATTCTGTGAACAGTGGAAGCGACGatcattttcaacattattcATCAGATGAATATGCAAATTGTGCTTTCAATATAGACCAGCTGacaaaagtatttataaatgttcAATCAACCACGGTCTCAGAGacaaatcaagaaattttTCCATCAAATGTGGAAcctcaaaatctaaatatcaGAGCTAAAGTAAAGCCTAAAGTTCGGAAATTGGGTGGTCTTTCAAAAGAGTATTCAGTTTTGAAGGAtattataatttcttcatcattAAATAGCACCATGTCAAg CCTTGGTTTTCGAACCACAAAGGGAGTACTTCTTCATGGTCCTCCTGGTACTGGAAAAACTTCCTTGGCTCAATTATCTGCTCATGACGCTGGTGTCAACCTGTTCTATTTGAATGGACCTGAAATTATAAGTCAATATCATGGGGAAAGTGAACAGGCGCTGCATGATGTTTTTGAGGAGGCAAGCCAAGCTGCACCTGCTGTG GTATTAATTGATGAGTTGGATGCTATTGCACCTGCAAGAAAAGATGGAGGTGAAGAACTGTCTCAAAGAATTGTTGCTACACTGCTTAATCTAATGGATGGGATCAAGCGAAGTGGTGGGCCACTTGTAATTGCTTCTACCAACAGACCTGATAGCATTGAGCCTGCACTAAGGCGGCCTGGGAGACTTGACCGGGAAATTGAAATAG GTGTGCCTTCTCCCAACCAACGTTTGGATATTCTACATACAATACTTAGTGAAATGGAGCACTCTCTTTCAGTCGTGCAAGTTCAACATCTAGCTATGGTCACACATGGTTTCGTGGGTGCTGATTTGGCTGCCCTTTGCAATGAGGCTGCCTTAGTTTGTATAAGGCgttatcaaaagtttaaagtttctTCTGATTATCATAGTTTTGGTAGATCTGTTATAGCAGAGGAACAGCACAAGTTTAATGAGGTGGCTCATAAAGCCAATGACGATCATATGATATCGGAACCTGTTCTCTTACAAGATGAAGGAAGTATATCAGGGGTTTGCCAAAACCTTGTGTCTTCATCAATCTCTGAACATACTTTTACATCTGACCCCCTAACATGTGTGTCCTCGAATGAAGTGGTTGCTGATAGCGAGGATAGTTTTAACTCTTCTGAAATCAAGTGTAAATTGAAGGTTGTTTTTGAAGACTTTGAGATAGCTAGAATGAAAGTGAGGCCTAGTGCCATGCGAGAG GTCATACTTGAGGTTCCAAAGGTAAAATGGGAAGATATTGGTGGACAAATGGAGGTTAAGGCTCAATTAATGGAAACAGTGGAATGGCCTCAAAAACATCAGGATGCATTCAAACGAATAGGGACTCGACCTCCAGCAGGAGTGTTATTGTTTGGTCCTCCTGGATGTAGCAAAACCCTCATGGCACGTGCTGTAGCTTCTGAAGCAGGACTAAATTTCCTTGCAGTGAAGGGCCCAGAACTTTTCAGTAAATGGGTTGGTGAATCTGAGAAGGCAGTTAGATCTCTGTTTGCTAAGGCAAGAGCTAATGCCCCATCAATCGTGTTTTTTGATGAAATTGATGGTCTTGCTGTCATTCGTGGGAAGGAAAGTGATGGGGTTTCTGTCTCTGATAGAGTTATGAGTCAACTTCTTGTTGAATTGGATG GCTTACATCAGAGAGTTGGTGTCACTGTCATTGCAGCTACCAATCGACCAGATAAGATTGATCCAGCCCTTCTAAGGCCAG GACGTTTTGATCGGCTGCTTTATGTTGGGCCCCCAAACGAATCTGAGCGAGAAGAGATATTTCGTATCCATTTGTGCAAAGTTCCTTGCAGCCCAGATGTCAGCACGAGGAAGTTGGCTTCTCTTAGTCAAGGGTGTACGGGGGCGGACATATCATTAATTTGCAGAGAATCAGCTTTACTTGCCCTTGAG GAGAACCTGGAGGCGTCAGTAATAAGTATGCAACATTTAGAAACTGCAGCTAGACACGTGAAGCCATCTGAAACTGCACCTTACCGAGAATTATCATCTAGGTTTCAAAGGCTTGTTTGTTCTAGCTCACAAGAAGTTAATGTTGTATGTCAGCAGTCACGATCTAActggttttctttttg GCCCCTTGTAAAATCAGCTGTGCTACTCTTTTCTCGTTTTCGTCACATGCTTGAAGGCGTCAAATGA
- the LOC101220574 gene encoding calmodulin-interacting protein 111 isoform X3: MPSKGKKNAKTLSRLSNSNHSQSPVSRFTIPPVSQVSEDEFLSSIEEASSKYPFLIGKSAFVGRLIKDPVQSTACKVWLSESSMLASSFTQGAIVSVALSSEGGNFPLSSLADECGMHFGVDYGNSIIHEAGNYFALARIFSSGKELNDGVQLSTNLSFTLGCPTIGRVVFISPLKTHLCNDPLNDNGKLKSTEVNFLRIYNCKELFLDLASSTNVSTKDNLFPSSTIYSRKVHGRSESGNLTSPSTMRSASPKCDEVVSNLPSPFVHSLIESLGDDTVRKTLQTIASNELYKRCVLRGNLVTIPVLSDLCTFHVRGAKGLSGYDDSYDSVNSGSDDHFQHYSSDEYANCAFNIDQLTKVFINVQSTTVSETNQEIFPSNVEPQNLNIRAKVKPKVRKLGGLSKEYSVLKDIIISSSLNSTMSSLGFRTTKGVLLHGPPGTGKTSLAQLSAHDAGVNLFYLNGPEIISQYHGESEQALHDVFEEASQAAPAVVLIDELDAIAPARKDGGEELSQRIVATLLNLMDGIKRSGGPLVIASTNRPDSIEPALRRPGRLDREIEIGVPSPNQRLDILHTILSEMEHSLSVVQVQHLAMVTHGFVGADLAALCNEAALVCIRRYQKFKVSSDYHSFGRSVIAEEQHKFNEVAHKANDDHMISEPVLLQDEGSISGVCQNLVSSSISEHTFTSDPLTCVSSNEVVADSEDSFNSSEIKCKLKVVFEDFEIARMKVRPSAMREVILEVPKVKWEDIGGQMEVKAQLMETVEWPQKHQDAFKRIGTRPPAGVLLFGPPGCSKTLMARAVASEAGLNFLAVKGPELFSKWVGESEKAVRSLFAKAYIRELVSLSLQLPIDQIRLIQPF, encoded by the exons ATGCCGTCGAAGGGAAAGAAGAACGCAAAGACACTCTCTAGATTGTCTAACTCAAACCACTCTCAATCTCCTGTGTCACGGTTCACAATACCTCCTGTCTCCCAAGTTTCTGAAGATGAGTTTCTTTCCTCCATTGAAGAAGCTTCAAGTAAATATCCTTTTTTGATTGGTAAATCTGCTTTTGTTGGAAGACTTATTAAGGATCCTGTTCAATCTACTGCCTGTAAAGTTTGGCTTTCTGAATCTTCTATGCTTGCTTCTAGCTTCACCCAAGGAGCTATTGTCTCG GTAGCACTTAGTTCGGAGGGAGGTAACTTTCCTCTGTCCTCTTTAGCAGACGAATGCGGTATGCACTTTGGGGTTGATTATGGAAATTCAATAATTCATGAAGCGGGAAATTACTTTGCTCTTGCGAGAATTTTCTCTTCTGGTAAG GAGTTAAATGATGGAGTGCAATTATCAACAAACCTTTCATTTACCTTGGGTTGCCCTACAATTGGCCGTGTTGTGTTTATCTCTCCTTTGAAAACCCATCTTTGCAATGATCCATTGAATGATAATGGAAAATTGAAGAGCACAGAAGTTAACTTTTTGAGAATATACAATTGTAAGGAACTGTTTCTGGATCTAGCGTCTTCAACCAATGTATCAACAAAAGACAACTTATTCCCATCCTCAACTATTTATTCAAGAAAGGTTCATGGTCGTAGTGAAAGTGGTAATTTAACATCCCCAAGCACCATGCGGTCTGCTTCTCCTAAATGTGATGAGGTGGTCTCAAACTTACCAAGTCCATTTGTTCATTCACTTATTGAGTCCTTAGGAGATGATACCGTCAGAAAAACTCTACAGACGATTGCCTCCAATGAGTTGTATAAACGTTGTGTGCTACGTGGTAATCTTGTAACTATCCCAGTGCTTTCAGATCTTTGTACATTTCATGTAAGGGGTGCGAAAGGACTGTCAGGATATGATGACTCTTATGATTCTGTGAACAGTGGAAGCGACGatcattttcaacattattcATCAGATGAATATGCAAATTGTGCTTTCAATATAGACCAGCTGacaaaagtatttataaatgttcAATCAACCACGGTCTCAGAGacaaatcaagaaattttTCCATCAAATGTGGAAcctcaaaatctaaatatcaGAGCTAAAGTAAAGCCTAAAGTTCGGAAATTGGGTGGTCTTTCAAAAGAGTATTCAGTTTTGAAGGAtattataatttcttcatcattAAATAGCACCATGTCAAg CCTTGGTTTTCGAACCACAAAGGGAGTACTTCTTCATGGTCCTCCTGGTACTGGAAAAACTTCCTTGGCTCAATTATCTGCTCATGACGCTGGTGTCAACCTGTTCTATTTGAATGGACCTGAAATTATAAGTCAATATCATGGGGAAAGTGAACAGGCGCTGCATGATGTTTTTGAGGAGGCAAGCCAAGCTGCACCTGCTGTG GTATTAATTGATGAGTTGGATGCTATTGCACCTGCAAGAAAAGATGGAGGTGAAGAACTGTCTCAAAGAATTGTTGCTACACTGCTTAATCTAATGGATGGGATCAAGCGAAGTGGTGGGCCACTTGTAATTGCTTCTACCAACAGACCTGATAGCATTGAGCCTGCACTAAGGCGGCCTGGGAGACTTGACCGGGAAATTGAAATAG GTGTGCCTTCTCCCAACCAACGTTTGGATATTCTACATACAATACTTAGTGAAATGGAGCACTCTCTTTCAGTCGTGCAAGTTCAACATCTAGCTATGGTCACACATGGTTTCGTGGGTGCTGATTTGGCTGCCCTTTGCAATGAGGCTGCCTTAGTTTGTATAAGGCgttatcaaaagtttaaagtttctTCTGATTATCATAGTTTTGGTAGATCTGTTATAGCAGAGGAACAGCACAAGTTTAATGAGGTGGCTCATAAAGCCAATGACGATCATATGATATCGGAACCTGTTCTCTTACAAGATGAAGGAAGTATATCAGGGGTTTGCCAAAACCTTGTGTCTTCATCAATCTCTGAACATACTTTTACATCTGACCCCCTAACATGTGTGTCCTCGAATGAAGTGGTTGCTGATAGCGAGGATAGTTTTAACTCTTCTGAAATCAAGTGTAAATTGAAGGTTGTTTTTGAAGACTTTGAGATAGCTAGAATGAAAGTGAGGCCTAGTGCCATGCGAGAG GTCATACTTGAGGTTCCAAAGGTAAAATGGGAAGATATTGGTGGACAAATGGAGGTTAAGGCTCAATTAATGGAAACAGTGGAATGGCCTCAAAAACATCAGGATGCATTCAAACGAATAGGGACTCGACCTCCAGCAGGAGTGTTATTGTTTGGTCCTCCTGGATGTAGCAAAACCCTCATGGCACGTGCTGTAGCTTCTGAAGCAGGACTAAATTTCCTTGCAGTGAAGGGCCCAGAACTTTTCAGTAAATGGGTTGGTGAATCTGAGAAGGCAGTTAGATCTCTGTTTGCTAAG GCTTACATCAGAGAGTTGGTGTCACTGTCATTGCAGCTACCAATCGACCAGATAAGATTGATCCAGCCCTTCTAA
- the LOC101208447 gene encoding armadillo repeat-containing protein 6, translated as MGPPKTLRTISQEAFDEVVRENVEDLGMDPTEALQDAIETLTLQGVDLSGIVRCVPGEGSARDNPLIQSLERLKQLDGDSKDKISDQFVDEIVVLFDRISDLCGSTQESGNASIALRNGGLELLCSLCYKIPSDCEPAVVSSLKTMVLLLQDLHSTEIFRNSNGPRIVMDILNSGKQNVNILYGGFAVVAAAATANEVVKEVFMEMNIDELILQTLSTYRGDCINSLYDAIRVLLTADDHRVVASQVYGYARRFAKIGIANALVDSLHEGLNSSGLVSACIALRAVSVNDEICKSIAENGGIDAVLRCIDDSGDQGNKMVAKVCCSLLSKLAGSDANKSAIIEKKGLNKLIKLSSRFSDDPSVLQEVMAVVSVLTLRSPENATQAIEAGAGDLAIQAMQKFPSAQQMQRNSCNMIRNLVVRNPENRALLLKTGIEKYIRKAKQNHESCKDAASDALRDLGLDNYL; from the exons ATGGGCCCACCCAAAACCCTCCGCACCATCTCTCAAGAAGCATTCGACGAGGTGGTACGAGAGAATGTGGAGGACCTGGGGATGGATCCGACTGAAGCTCTGCAGGATGCAATCGAAACCTTAACTCTCCAAGGCGTTGATCTCTCAG GCATTGTGAGATGTGTTCCTGGAGAGGGTAGTGCGAGAGATAACCCTTTGATACAGAGCTTGGAGAGGCTGAAACAATTGGACGGTGATTCGAAGGATAAAATCAGTGACCAGTTTGTTGACGAGATCGTGGTTTTATTTGATAGAATTTCGGACCTGTGTGGCTCGACTCAAGAATCCGGAAATGCGTCGATTGCATTAAGAAATGGGGGATTAGAATTGCTCTGCTCTCTCTGCTATAAGATTCCAAGTGATTGCGAGCCTGCTGTTGTTTCTTCTCTTAAGACAATGGTGTTATTGCTTCAAG ATTTACATAGTACTGAAATATTTCGTAACAGCAATGGACCCAGAATCGTTATGGACATTCTAAATAGTGGAAAGCAAAATGTAAATATCTTATATGGTGGCTTTGCTGTTGTTGCTGCGGCTGCGACTGCTAATGAGGTTGTTAAAGAAGTATTCATGGAGATGAATATTGATGAGCTTATTTTGCAAACTCTGAGTACGTATAGAGGAGACTGCATCAATAGCTTATATGATGCTATTCGGGTTCTGCTGACAGCCGATGATCATCGTGTAGTTGCCTCTCAA GTTTACGGTTATGCCCGAAGATTTGCAAAAATTGGAATTGCTAATGCTCTTGTCGACTCACTACATGAAGGACTTAACTCATCGGGTCTGGTTTCTGCGTGCATTGCTTTAAGGGCTGTTTCTGTTAAt GATGAAATTTGTAAATCCATAGCTGAAAATGGTGGTATTGATGCAGTTCTGAGATGCATTGACGACAGTGGTGATCAAGGCAATAAAATGGTAGCTAAAGTTTGCTGTTCTCTGTTATCAAAG TTGGCAGGAAGTGACGCTAACAAGAGTGctattattgaaaagaaaggattGAATAAACTAATAAAGCTTTCATCCAGATTTAGTGATGATCCATCTGTTCTGCAGGAG GTAATGGCCGTTGTATCAGTGCTTACGTTGAGATCTCCAGAAAATGCAACACAGGCAATTGAAGCTGGAGCTGGAGATCTTGCCATTCAAGCTATGCAGAAGTTCCCTTCAGCTCAACAAATGCAAAGGAATTCCTGTAACATGATACGAAATCTTGTAGTCAGGAACCCAGAAAACAG AGCTCTTTTGCTCAAAACCGGAATCGAGAAATACATTCGAAAAGCGAAGCAAAACCATGAAAGCTGCAAAGATGCTGCAAGTGATGCATTAAGGGACTTGGGGCTTGACAATTATCTGTAG